The region CGTTAGAGATGGGCGTGAGCATTAAAACCACGTCCGGTCCTGTATTAGAAAAAGCCGGTGACTTGGCGGCCATGCTGACCAATCTTGAAGCGGGCGACGTGCTGTTTATCGATGAAATCCACCGCTTAAGCCCAGTGGTGGAAGAAATATTGTATCCAGCGATGGAAGATTATCAGCTGGATATTATGATTGGCGAGGGCCCCGCCGCGCGCTCCATTAAGCTGGAATTGCCGCCTTTTACGCTCGTGGGGGCGACTACCCGTGCGGGCTCGTTAACTTCGCCGCTGCGGGATCGCTTTGGCATAGTACAACGGCTGGAGTTTTATCAAGTAGCGGATTTGGCCCATATTGTCAGTCGTAGCGCCAATAAATTAGGCTTGATTATTGATGACGAGGGCGCCTATGAAATGGCCCGTCGTGCTCGTGGTACGCCGCGTATTGCCAACCGATTGCTGCGCCGAGTGCGCGACTTTGCCGAAGTGAAAGGCAGTGGCGAAATTAACGCCGATATCGCCGCCCAAGCGCTGGATATGCTGGATGTAGACAAGCAAGGCTTTGACTACATGGACCGCAAGCTGTTGATGGCACTGTTAGATAAATTTATGGGCGGGCCTGTGGGTTTAGATAACCTAGCCGCGGCTATCGGTGAAGAAAAAGAAACCATTGAAGATGTGATAGAGCCGTTTTTGATCCAACAAGGTTTCTTACAGCGCACCCCCCGTGGCCGCATGGCCACGCCGCGTGCTTATTTACACTTTGGTTTCGAGCTGCCAGAAGGACGCTTGGCTGAAGCGGTGAGGAGTAAAGCGTGAGGAGTGAGGCGGTTTACGCCGTACGCAAGAGGCCACTTTGAGCGCGCCCGTGGCGTGCAGCGCCACGTATTGAATACAGTCGGTGTACCTATCGTTGCTGCTTTAGCTGCGCCCAAAGTAATTTACTTTCGCCATACGCTGTACGTTGAAGATAAAACCGTTATTGGTCTCAACTTATAGCGTACGGCGTAAAGCGTACCGCGCTTGCTTGTTCCCCTCACTCTTCACACCTTACCCTTCACCGGCGTGGCATCCATGCCGAGAATTGTCGTCGCTGTTGGCCATTGTCTTCTCTCCTAAATTTCTCTCATGTATAGTGTTGGCATGTTTTTTGGGCCTCTCTCAATGGTTGAACAAATGGGTTGAACAGTTGGGCTAAACAAATGGGCTGAACGAATGATGTCTAATGCAGTCTTTACTTGGCCGGTGCGGATCTACTACGAAGATACGGACGCCGGTGGTATTGTTTACAACGCTAATTATTTGAAATATATGGAAAGAGCGCGCACCGAGTGGTTGCGTAGTCTGGATGTAGAACAAGATACCTTGCTCGAACAAGGTGTGGCCTTCGTGGTGCGTA is a window of Oceanisphaera sp. IT1-181 DNA encoding:
- the ruvB gene encoding Holliday junction branch migration DNA helicase RuvB translates to MIEADRFIDPAPVPHEEEVIDRAIRPRSLADYRGQDHVRSQMEIFIEAARRREEALDHLLIFGPPGLGKTTLANIVALEMGVSIKTTSGPVLEKAGDLAAMLTNLEAGDVLFIDEIHRLSPVVEEILYPAMEDYQLDIMIGEGPAARSIKLELPPFTLVGATTRAGSLTSPLRDRFGIVQRLEFYQVADLAHIVSRSANKLGLIIDDEGAYEMARRARGTPRIANRLLRRVRDFAEVKGSGEINADIAAQALDMLDVDKQGFDYMDRKLLMALLDKFMGGPVGLDNLAAAIGEEKETIEDVIEPFLIQQGFLQRTPRGRMATPRAYLHFGFELPEGRLAEAVRSKA